One genomic segment of Eriocheir sinensis breed Jianghai 21 chromosome 66, ASM2467909v1, whole genome shotgun sequence includes these proteins:
- the LOC126987653 gene encoding uncharacterized protein LOC126987653 gives MEEVFAVMNLQQQQQQQQQQQPHAAAATLHADDVDDQIMGQAALEVEAMDNTSQAEAVDNTSHPRNGADVGGGEVGDVPETPKSTGEHITGESLGNNNRGALGGVGKMGRRVLREGCDTSITSVSSEERPTGQRNAYPRQQQQTRFGDGVS, from the exons atggaggaagtcttcgccgtcatgaacttacaacaacaacaacaacaacaacaacaacaacagccccacgctgccgctgcaactcttcatgctgacgatgttgacgatcagataatgggtcaagccgcattagaagttgaagccatggataacacatcccaagctgaagccgtggataacacatcacatcccagaaacggag cggatgttggtggtggtgaggtgggggatgttccagaaactcccaagtctaccggtgaacatatcacgggcgagtcattgggcaacaacaaccgcggcgcgttgggaggtgtcggtaaaatggggcggcgtgtgctgagggaaggatgtgatacctccattaccagtgtctcatctgaagaacgacccaccggacagcgtaacgcata tccacggcaacaacaacagacacgcttcggtgatggtgtgtcttga
- the LOC126987652 gene encoding cuticle protein AMP1B-like gives MKAVAMMALLAVATAETLYTAPAPGPAPLPHPAPSYGPPAAILKDERVHPDAHGNYAFDVETEDGIARHESGGVGGTQQGSFSYTAPDGTPVLVKFVADDKGYQPESDLLPVAPAFPHPIPQFVLDQIAKAAAEDAAATRPQAPQVQAPAPSGTYGLP, from the exons atgaaGGCT GTTGCGATGATGGCGCTGCTTGCTGTGGCGACGGCCGAAACACTGTACACGGCCCCTGCCCCCGGCCCGGCACCTCTTCCTCACCCCGCGCCCTCATACGGCCCTCCCGCCGCCATCCTCAAGGACGAGCGAGTCCACCCCGACGCCCACGGCAACTACGCCTTCGATGTGGAGACCGAGGACGGCATCGCCAGGCACGAGTCTGGCGGCGTGGGCGGCACCCAGCAGGGCTCCTTCAG CTACACCGCCCCTGATGGCACTCCCGTCCTGGTCAAGTTCGTGGCTGATGATAAGGGTTACCAGCCGGAGTCCGACCTGCTGCCCGTGGCCCCCGccttcccccaccccatcccccagtTTGTTCTCGACCAGATCGCCAAGGCTGCCGCAGAGGACGCCGCCGCCACCCGTCCCCAGGCACCCCAGGTCCAGGCCCCGGCGCCCAGCGGAACCTACGGCCTGCCCTAG